In Desulfobulbus oralis, one DNA window encodes the following:
- the fabG gene encoding 3-oxoacyl-ACP reductase FabG — translation MSTDKRVALVTGGSRGIGRAVCLRLARMGMRVGVNFVSRPEAAEETLRLVREAGAEGFLAPFNVAETVAVQEQVRAILEREGRIDVLVNNAGITRDGLMARMSESDWDAVLTTNLKSAFLCSKAVMRAMMKQKWGRIINISSVVACSGNAGQVNYSAAKAGLIGLSKSMARELASRGVTVNCIAPGFIATDMTAVLPDEVQAALKAQIPAGDLGSPDDVAAAAAFLASDDSRYITGQTLHVNGGMYMC, via the coding sequence ATGAGCACCGACAAGCGGGTTGCCCTGGTGACCGGAGGGAGCCGCGGCATTGGCCGCGCTGTCTGCCTGCGGCTGGCCAGGATGGGGATGCGGGTTGGCGTCAACTTCGTGTCCCGGCCGGAGGCTGCGGAAGAAACCCTGCGCCTTGTGCGGGAGGCTGGGGCTGAGGGCTTTCTCGCACCCTTCAACGTTGCCGAGACGGTGGCCGTTCAGGAGCAGGTCCGGGCCATTCTGGAGCGGGAAGGCCGGATTGACGTTCTGGTCAACAATGCGGGCATCACCAGGGACGGCCTGATGGCCCGCATGTCTGAGAGCGACTGGGATGCCGTCCTCACGACCAATCTCAAGAGCGCCTTCCTCTGCAGCAAGGCGGTGATGCGCGCCATGATGAAACAGAAATGGGGCCGCATCATCAATATCAGCTCGGTGGTGGCCTGCTCGGGCAATGCCGGACAGGTGAACTATAGCGCGGCCAAGGCCGGGTTGATCGGTCTTTCCAAGTCCATGGCAAGAGAGTTGGCGAGCCGCGGCGTCACGGTCAACTGCATTGCGCCCGGCTTTATTGCAACCGACATGACAGCCGTACTGCCCGATGAGGTGCAGGCAGCCCTGAAGGCCCAGATTCCTGCGGGGGATCTGGGCAGCCCGGACGATGTCGCTGCGGCAGCGGCCTTTCTGGCCTCCGACGACAGCCGTTACATCACCGGCCAGACCCTGCACGTCAACGGCGGCATGTACATGTGTTAA
- a CDS encoding FAD-binding protein, which produces MLRIDQEKCTACGICEGSCAFGAIAVQGEYAVVNEQCRLCGSCVENCPSGALSLDKVESHPQEDLSAYHGIMVFAECRHGILAPVTHELLGIGRKLADQRGAGLAVVVLGEGLDRYAPALIASGADTVLLVQHKALAQFQEDIYARLLARIIRERKPEVVLAGATAIGCSVVPYVATLLGTGLTADCTGLSIREEDGLLLQTRPAFGGNIMATIECPNTRPQMATVRPKVMTPAEPDPSRKGEVLQIVPTDDEVQSAATVLESVQSAGDQVNIQEVEALVAGGRGLGSEKGFALLRELADELNASVAASRAAVDAGWIPYPHQVGQTGKTVCPKLYVACGISGAVQHTVGMQSSKVVVAINRDPEAPIFNVASYGLVGDLYEIIPELTRQLREAKQ; this is translated from the coding sequence ATGTTACGAATAGACCAGGAAAAATGCACGGCCTGCGGTATTTGCGAAGGCAGTTGCGCCTTTGGCGCCATTGCGGTGCAGGGCGAATACGCGGTGGTCAATGAGCAGTGCCGTCTTTGCGGCTCCTGCGTGGAAAATTGCCCGAGCGGCGCTCTGAGCCTGGACAAGGTGGAAAGCCATCCCCAGGAGGATCTGTCCGCCTACCATGGCATTATGGTTTTTGCCGAATGCCGTCACGGCATCCTGGCGCCGGTGACCCACGAGCTTTTGGGCATTGGCCGCAAGCTGGCCGACCAGCGAGGCGCGGGGCTTGCCGTCGTGGTGCTGGGCGAGGGACTGGATCGGTATGCGCCTGCACTCATCGCCTCCGGTGCGGATACGGTGCTTCTGGTGCAGCACAAGGCCCTGGCCCAGTTTCAGGAAGACATCTATGCCAGACTGCTGGCCCGCATTATCCGGGAGCGCAAGCCCGAAGTGGTGCTTGCGGGCGCAACCGCTATCGGCTGCTCCGTGGTGCCCTATGTGGCCACCCTCTTGGGCACCGGCCTGACCGCCGACTGCACGGGCCTGAGCATCCGCGAGGAGGACGGTCTGCTTTTGCAGACCCGGCCGGCCTTTGGCGGCAATATTATGGCCACCATCGAATGCCCGAACACTAGGCCCCAGATGGCGACCGTACGGCCCAAGGTCATGACTCCGGCGGAACCCGATCCGAGCCGGAAAGGCGAGGTGCTGCAGATTGTGCCTACGGACGATGAAGTCCAGTCTGCCGCGACCGTTCTGGAAAGTGTCCAAAGTGCGGGTGATCAGGTCAACATTCAGGAGGTGGAGGCCCTGGTCGCCGGTGGCCGCGGTCTGGGTTCGGAGAAGGGCTTTGCCCTGCTGCGCGAGCTGGCGGACGAACTGAACGCCTCGGTCGCCGCATCACGGGCGGCCGTGGACGCCGGCTGGATCCCCTATCCCCATCAGGTCGGGCAGACCGGCAAAACAGTCTGCCCCAAACTCTACGTTGCCTGCGGCATCTCCGGAGCGGTGCAGCATACGGTAGGCATGCAGTCCTCCAAGGTGGTCGTGGCCATCAACCGGGACCCTGAAGCGCCTATCTTCAATGTGGCCAGCTACGGTTTGGTGGGCGATCTCTACGAAATTATCCCCGAGCTGACCAGGCAGTTGCGGGAGGCAAAGCAATGA
- a CDS encoding electron transfer flavoprotein subunit beta/FixA family protein → MHIIVCVKQVPDAKDVRMDPRTNTLSREGVESIMNPYDRHALEEAVAIKEKKGGTVTVLSMGPPQAEAVLRESIACGADAGVLVSDRAVAGADTWATSYALAQAIRTLPPADLVICGKQAIDGDTAQVGPGLACRLSLPYATCVQKTRKVDEHHIEVERMMDDGFDVLRLPLPALMTVVKDINEPRVASLKGKMQAKKAVCTVLSAKDINADPKCIGLAGSPTKVVRVFSPEARGERRMFCGTVQEQVSQLVESLRPLLNR, encoded by the coding sequence ATGCACATCATCGTTTGTGTCAAGCAGGTGCCGGACGCCAAGGATGTCCGGATGGATCCCCGTACCAATACCCTGTCCCGGGAAGGCGTGGAATCCATCATGAATCCCTATGACCGCCACGCCCTGGAAGAGGCGGTGGCGATCAAGGAAAAAAAGGGCGGAACGGTCACGGTCCTGAGCATGGGGCCGCCCCAGGCCGAGGCCGTGCTGCGGGAGTCCATTGCCTGCGGTGCGGATGCCGGCGTGCTGGTCTCCGATCGGGCGGTTGCCGGCGCAGATACCTGGGCGACCTCTTACGCTCTGGCCCAGGCCATCCGTACCTTGCCCCCTGCGGATCTGGTGATCTGCGGCAAGCAGGCCATTGACGGCGACACGGCCCAGGTCGGTCCGGGACTGGCCTGTCGGCTGAGCCTGCCCTATGCCACCTGCGTGCAGAAGACCCGCAAGGTTGATGAGCATCATATCGAAGTGGAGCGTATGATGGACGACGGCTTCGATGTTCTGCGCCTGCCGCTTCCGGCGCTGATGACCGTGGTCAAGGACATCAACGAGCCGCGCGTCGCGTCCCTCAAGGGAAAAATGCAGGCCAAGAAGGCTGTCTGCACCGTGTTGTCGGCCAAGGACATCAATGCCGATCCGAAGTGCATCGGGCTGGCCGGCTCGCCCACCAAGGTGGTGCGGGTCTTTTCTCCAGAGGCGAGGGGCGAGCGCAGGATGTTCTGCGGCACTGTTCAGGAGCAGGTCAGCCAGTTGGTCGAGAGCCTGAGACCCCTACTCAACAGGTAA
- a CDS encoding acyl-CoA dehydrogenase family protein, with product MDHFLDETQQMIVETAQEITREKILPVRAELDESGEFPREILQDMAKADLFGIFVPEQYGGLGGGCFEIVLAMEQLAMGCVGIATSFAASALGIFPVILAGSEELKQQYLPDIATGRRWAAFGLTEANAGSDAAGIRTTAVEDGDCWVLNGTKQWITNGGESQIYSIVAITDPNKGARGASIFVVEEGDPGFSYGKKENKMGIRASATRELVMRDCRIPKSRMVGRRGTGFITVMKTLDLSRPGIASLGVGLAQAALDEAVAYAKQRVQFERPIIAFQAVQHMLADMAIQTEAARSLVYAAARHIDQHPKDMSKVSSMCKVFATDTAMKVTTDAVQVLGGYGYMKEYPVEKMMRDAKILQIYEGTNQIQRNVVGQELNKEYS from the coding sequence GTGGATCATTTTTTGGATGAAACCCAGCAGATGATTGTTGAAACCGCCCAGGAAATCACCCGTGAAAAGATCCTGCCGGTTCGGGCGGAACTGGACGAGAGCGGGGAGTTCCCCCGGGAGATCCTTCAGGACATGGCCAAGGCCGACCTGTTCGGCATCTTTGTGCCGGAACAGTACGGCGGCCTGGGCGGCGGCTGCTTCGAGATTGTCCTGGCCATGGAGCAACTGGCCATGGGCTGCGTCGGCATCGCCACCAGCTTCGCGGCCAGCGCCCTGGGTATTTTTCCCGTGATTCTGGCCGGCAGCGAGGAGCTGAAACAGCAGTATCTGCCGGATATCGCGACTGGCAGGCGCTGGGCTGCCTTTGGTTTGACCGAGGCCAACGCGGGCAGCGATGCGGCAGGCATCCGGACCACTGCGGTTGAGGACGGCGACTGCTGGGTGCTGAACGGCACCAAGCAGTGGATCACCAATGGCGGCGAGTCACAGATCTACTCCATCGTGGCGATCACCGATCCCAACAAGGGCGCGCGCGGCGCCTCCATCTTCGTGGTGGAAGAGGGGGATCCCGGTTTTTCCTACGGCAAGAAGGAAAACAAGATGGGCATTCGCGCCTCTGCGACCCGCGAGCTCGTCATGAGAGACTGCCGCATTCCGAAAAGCCGGATGGTTGGCCGTCGTGGCACCGGCTTCATCACGGTCATGAAGACGCTGGATCTGTCCCGTCCGGGCATCGCCTCCCTGGGCGTGGGTCTGGCGCAGGCGGCTTTGGACGAGGCAGTGGCCTATGCCAAGCAGCGTGTGCAGTTCGAGCGGCCGATCATCGCCTTCCAGGCGGTGCAGCACATGCTGGCCGACATGGCCATTCAGACCGAGGCGGCCCGCAGCCTGGTGTATGCGGCGGCCCGCCATATCGATCAGCATCCGAAGGATATGTCCAAGGTCTCGTCCATGTGCAAGGTCTTTGCCACCGATACGGCCATGAAGGTTACCACCGATGCCGTGCAGGTGCTGGGCGGCTACGGCTACATGAAGGAGTATCCGGTCGAGAAGATGATGCGCGATGCCAAGATCCTGCAGATTTACGAAGGCACCAACCAGATTCAGCGCAATGTCGTTGGCCAGGAACTGAACAAGGAATATTCCTGA
- a CDS encoding beta-ketoacyl-ACP synthase III: MSRAVILGTGSCLPERVLTNARLEQMVETSDAWIKSRTGISERHIAGAGEELHKIAAQAGRRALEAAHLSPADLDLIVLATVSPYMIMPATACFVQAELGAVNAFAYDISAACAGFIYGMDLAGKYIGVRPDMKVLVIGAENLSTRVNWQDRNTCVLFGDGAGAAVLTGAEGERGILDARLHADGRFWHLLYTEAPASMNKELQPSNWKGPFIQMNGAELFRHAVRLMAGAVRELLDAQHLDIADIALVIPHQANIRIINNLRERLALPEDKIFTNLDRYGNTSSASIPIAMDEACRGGRLRSGDLVLLCTFGAGLAWGALLLRW, from the coding sequence ATGAGCAGAGCGGTAATTCTTGGCACCGGCTCCTGTTTGCCCGAGCGCGTGCTCACCAATGCCCGGCTCGAGCAGATGGTGGAAACCTCTGACGCCTGGATCAAAAGCCGTACGGGTATCAGTGAGCGCCATATCGCCGGCGCGGGCGAAGAGCTGCACAAAATCGCCGCCCAGGCCGGCCGTCGCGCCCTGGAAGCGGCCCATCTGAGCCCCGCCGACCTGGATTTGATAGTCCTGGCCACCGTTTCCCCCTACATGATCATGCCCGCCACCGCCTGCTTCGTGCAGGCCGAGCTGGGCGCGGTCAATGCCTTTGCCTACGACATCAGCGCTGCCTGCGCCGGTTTTATTTATGGCATGGATCTGGCCGGCAAGTATATTGGCGTCAGACCGGACATGAAGGTGCTGGTGATCGGGGCGGAAAACCTGTCCACCCGCGTCAACTGGCAGGACCGGAACACCTGCGTGCTCTTTGGCGATGGCGCGGGCGCGGCCGTCCTGACGGGCGCAGAAGGCGAGCGCGGCATCCTGGATGCCCGGCTGCACGCGGATGGCCGTTTCTGGCATCTGCTGTACACCGAAGCGCCGGCCAGCATGAACAAGGAACTGCAGCCCAGCAATTGGAAGGGCCCCTTTATTCAGATGAACGGCGCCGAGCTTTTCCGGCACGCGGTGCGTCTGATGGCAGGCGCGGTCAGGGAACTTTTGGATGCGCAGCATCTGGACATTGCCGACATTGCCCTCGTGATTCCACACCAGGCGAACATCCGCATCATCAACAATCTGCGGGAGCGGCTTGCCCTGCCGGAAGACAAGATTTTTACCAATCTGGACCGTTACGGCAACACGTCGTCGGCCAGCATTCCCATCGCCATGGACGAGGCCTGCCGCGGCGGGCGTCTGCGTTCAGGCGATTTGGTCCTGTTGTGTACATTCGGCGCCGGCCTGGCCTGGGGCGCCCTTCTGTTACGCTGGTAA
- the plsX gene encoding phosphate acyltransferase PlsX produces MRVNVALDAMGGDTGPDVAILGALAAVRACDDLHVILIGPEERLKARLAELAQGDTAAQAQVSVYPASEVVTMEDMPVDAIRKKKDATVVVGFDLVKKGQADAMVSAGNSGAIMAAAVKKLGRLPGIARPGIASFFPTARNRPVMIMDIGANVDCRAQHLYQFAVMATCYVRRVLHKEHPRVGLLSIGAETGKGNALVKETFPLLQASPLNFAGNVEGRDVYRGDVDVVVCDGFIGNILLKASEGLGEAALQMIRGEILKSWRARFGYLLMRGALAAFKKQVDYAEYGGAPLLGINGTGIVCHGASSAAALCRACIVAADMARHDINATIVGLLGEYRVEPESAAP; encoded by the coding sequence ATGCGCGTCAATGTTGCCTTGGACGCCATGGGTGGCGATACCGGGCCGGATGTCGCCATTTTGGGCGCTTTGGCTGCGGTGCGTGCCTGTGACGATCTGCATGTCATCCTGATCGGCCCGGAAGAGCGGCTCAAAGCGCGGCTGGCGGAACTCGCCCAGGGGGATACGGCAGCGCAGGCCCAGGTGTCGGTGTATCCGGCCAGCGAGGTCGTCACCATGGAAGACATGCCGGTTGACGCCATTCGCAAAAAAAAGGATGCCACCGTGGTGGTCGGTTTTGACCTGGTCAAAAAGGGTCAGGCCGATGCCATGGTGTCTGCCGGCAATTCCGGCGCCATCATGGCCGCTGCGGTCAAGAAGCTGGGGCGGCTTCCGGGCATTGCCCGGCCGGGCATTGCCAGTTTTTTCCCTACGGCCAGGAACAGGCCGGTCATGATCATGGACATTGGGGCCAACGTGGATTGCCGGGCCCAGCATCTGTACCAGTTCGCGGTCATGGCGACCTGCTATGTGCGGCGCGTTCTGCACAAGGAACATCCCCGGGTGGGCCTGCTCAGCATCGGTGCGGAAACCGGCAAGGGCAATGCCCTGGTCAAGGAGACCTTTCCGCTGCTGCAGGCGAGTCCGCTCAACTTTGCCGGCAATGTGGAAGGCCGGGACGTGTACCGGGGCGATGTGGATGTGGTGGTCTGTGACGGCTTTATCGGCAATATCCTGCTGAAGGCCAGCGAAGGTCTGGGCGAAGCGGCCCTGCAGATGATCCGCGGCGAGATCCTGAAGAGCTGGCGGGCCAGATTTGGCTATCTGTTGATGCGCGGCGCGCTGGCCGCCTTCAAAAAACAGGTGGACTACGCCGAATACGGCGGCGCTCCGCTTCTGGGGATCAACGGGACGGGCATTGTCTGCCACGGCGCCTCCAGCGCGGCGGCCCTGTGCCGGGCCTGCATCGTGGCCGCCGATATGGCGCGCCACGACATCAACGCCACCATTGTCGGTCTTCTGGGCGAGTATCGGGTCGAACCGGAAAGTGCAGCGCCATGA
- the rpmF gene encoding 50S ribosomal protein L32 codes for MALPKRRHSHSRTRLRRSHDALDKLQIGKCPECGEPRMPHQLCSGCGKYKGKQIVYFQEEQ; via the coding sequence ATGGCTCTGCCAAAACGTCGTCATTCCCATTCCCGTACCCGGCTGCGTCGCTCCCACGACGCCCTGGACAAGCTGCAGATCGGCAAGTGCCCGGAATGCGGCGAGCCCAGGATGCCGCATCAGCTCTGCTCCGGCTGCGGCAAGTACAAGGGCAAGCAGATTGTCTATTTCCAGGAAGAGCAATAA
- a CDS encoding YceD family protein → MLVYFEELPLAGRDFVWQLLTLDEDCGCEPDGPLEARCHVQPAGPGRATIEGRLSGTVLLQCDRCLRTYPFRLDAPFLVRAVAPGVSGNGIPADAAAPIFEASDLDLIELDSPCVELEALMREQLLLTLPEKRLCRDSCAGLCPYCGASRDDQPCDCGQKNTVSAFAALAGPRLGKTKNK, encoded by the coding sequence ATGCTGGTGTATTTTGAAGAACTGCCGCTGGCGGGCCGTGATTTTGTCTGGCAGTTGCTCACACTGGATGAGGATTGCGGGTGTGAGCCGGATGGCCCGCTGGAGGCCCGCTGTCATGTGCAGCCTGCGGGGCCGGGCAGGGCGACGATCGAAGGCCGGCTTTCCGGTACGGTCCTGCTGCAGTGCGACCGCTGTCTGCGCACCTATCCATTTCGGCTGGATGCGCCGTTTCTCGTGCGGGCGGTGGCTCCGGGCGTGAGCGGCAACGGCATTCCTGCGGATGCCGCTGCGCCGATTTTCGAAGCATCTGATTTGGACCTGATCGAACTCGACAGTCCCTGTGTCGAGCTGGAGGCCCTGATGCGTGAGCAGTTGCTTCTGACTCTGCCGGAAAAACGCCTGTGCAGGGACAGTTGCGCTGGTCTGTGTCCGTACTGTGGGGCCAGCAGGGACGATCAGCCCTGCGACTGCGGACAGAAAAATACTGTCTCGGCCTTTGCGGCTCTGGCTGGACCGAGGCTCGGAAAAACGAAGAACAAATGA
- a CDS encoding MlaC/ttg2D family ABC transporter substrate-binding protein has product MRTFKNMYLILAAFLFALMLRNPVMAAGPDPVEQVKPVIGKITAMLTTDAYKKQSREEQFRSFLALASERFDFDEMSKRVLGPQWNSLTAEQKNLFKDRFSQLLGYTYMDKIDTYNGEAIVYGEPRFKGADRAVVPTSIRFQNGSSVAISYIMQLKGSEWTAYDIVAENISLVRNYTEQLRSVLQKSGFDGLIRQLNEKIGELKTARTAKK; this is encoded by the coding sequence ATGCGCACTTTCAAAAACATGTACCTCATCCTCGCGGCTTTTCTTTTTGCTCTGATGCTCCGGAATCCGGTCATGGCCGCCGGTCCGGACCCGGTCGAACAGGTCAAACCGGTGATCGGCAAGATCACCGCCATGCTGACAACGGATGCCTACAAGAAGCAGAGCCGGGAGGAGCAGTTCAGGAGCTTTCTGGCCCTTGCCAGCGAGCGTTTCGATTTTGATGAGATGTCCAAGCGGGTACTGGGGCCGCAGTGGAACAGCCTGACGGCCGAGCAGAAAAACCTGTTCAAGGATCGTTTCTCCCAGCTTTTGGGCTACACCTACATGGACAAGATCGACACCTACAACGGCGAGGCGATTGTCTACGGCGAGCCCCGCTTCAAAGGCGCCGACCGGGCGGTGGTGCCTACGAGCATCCGCTTCCAGAACGGTTCCTCGGTCGCCATTTCCTACATCATGCAGCTCAAGGGTTCTGAATGGACTGCCTATGACATTGTCGCGGAAAACATCAGTCTGGTGCGTAACTATACGGAACAGCTCCGTTCCGTCCTGCAGAAATCAGGTTTTGACGGCCTGATCAGGCAGTTGAACGAGAAAATAGGGGAGCTCAAGACGGCCAGGACTGCAAAGAAATAA
- a CDS encoding MlaA family lipoprotein yields MSRARNARAGRALPAFWLLALLGLLAFAPALAAEDVDYLDDSAYETPAETVASIYDPLEPFNRVMFTVNDRLYIWVLDPVARGYARVVPRDFRTIIGNFFYNLGEPVRSVNCLLQGRFADSGLALSRFLINSTAGVFGLADPAGHEFNIGRVQQATLGQTLATWGVGDGVYLVIPLLGPTTLRDLTGSAGDGLARGFYTPWNDDFTTMTVVYAGQTVNGVSLHLGQYQEMKAMSLDPYVAFRNGYAQLRHTKSAKTGNAAEFPAVQPPAFNIEPLNINYEK; encoded by the coding sequence ATGAGCAGAGCGAGGAACGCGCGGGCCGGCCGTGCGCTGCCGGCCTTTTGGCTGCTGGCGCTTTTGGGTCTGCTGGCCTTTGCGCCGGCGCTTGCCGCCGAAGATGTGGATTATCTCGACGATTCGGCCTACGAGACGCCGGCAGAGACGGTGGCCTCCATCTATGACCCGCTGGAGCCCTTCAACCGGGTCATGTTCACGGTGAACGACAGGCTGTACATCTGGGTGCTGGATCCGGTGGCCAGGGGCTATGCCCGGGTGGTGCCCAGGGACTTTCGTACCATCATCGGCAACTTCTTCTACAATCTGGGCGAGCCGGTGCGTTCGGTCAACTGCCTCCTGCAGGGGCGCTTTGCCGACTCCGGTCTGGCCCTGTCCCGCTTTCTCATCAACTCCACGGCCGGTGTGTTCGGCCTGGCCGATCCGGCGGGCCATGAATTCAATATCGGTCGGGTGCAGCAGGCAACGCTTGGCCAGACCCTGGCCACCTGGGGTGTTGGCGACGGCGTCTACCTGGTGATTCCGCTCTTGGGCCCCACCACGCTGCGCGATTTGACCGGCTCTGCCGGCGATGGTCTGGCCCGGGGCTTTTACACGCCCTGGAATGATGATTTCACGACCATGACCGTGGTCTACGCAGGCCAGACCGTGAACGGGGTTTCCCTGCATCTGGGCCAGTATCAGGAAATGAAGGCCATGAGCCTGGATCCCTATGTCGCCTTCCGCAACGGCTATGCCCAACTGCGGCATACCAAAAGCGCCAAGACGGGCAATGCGGCGGAGTTCCCGGCCGTGCAGCCGCCCGCCTTCAATATTGAACCACTCAACATCAACTACGAAAAATAA
- the mlaD gene encoding outer membrane lipid asymmetry maintenance protein MlaD: protein MENSRVEIMVGLFMAIGLLAFGWLALRLGEVQLLSQGKTYTLNASFNNVSGLKNGAEIQISGVNVGTVQSIRLDPNNMALVTMQLQREVKLPQDSMASIKTQGIIGDKYIQLTLGGDSELYGEGDTVVDTESTVDIESLISKFAFGQLGGSGAGK, encoded by the coding sequence ATGGAAAATTCCCGTGTTGAAATTATGGTGGGCCTGTTCATGGCAATCGGCCTCCTGGCCTTTGGCTGGCTGGCGCTCAGGCTGGGCGAGGTGCAGCTTCTGAGCCAGGGGAAGACGTACACCCTGAACGCGTCCTTTAACAATGTGTCTGGCCTGAAGAACGGGGCCGAGATCCAGATCTCGGGCGTCAATGTGGGCACGGTGCAGAGCATCCGCCTGGATCCGAACAACATGGCCCTGGTGACCATGCAGTTGCAGCGGGAGGTGAAGCTGCCGCAGGACTCCATGGCCTCCATCAAGACCCAGGGCATCATCGGCGACAAGTACATCCAGTTGACCCTGGGCGGCGACAGCGAGCTGTACGGCGAAGGTGACACCGTGGTGGACACGGAATCGACCGTGGACATCGAGTCGCTGATTTCCAAGTTCGCCTTTGGCCAGCTTGGCGGCAGCGGAGCCGGCAAGTAG
- a CDS encoding ABC transporter ATP-binding protein produces the protein MTTENDAAGAAVRFVAVSKSFGRGEKRHLVLNEASFDVPTGKTTVIAGGSGQGKSVTLKLILGLLKPDAGQVLVFGKNVAALGVHALRELRMQFGVLFQGSALFDSLTVFENVALPLRERTRLEEGAIRRKVAATLEQLELSGHEDKFPAQLSGGMKKRVGLARALQLDPKLVLFDEPTTGLDPVMTREIYRLFEVTQKRLGYTAIIVSHDVPQVFALADQIVLINRGELDAFTDAGQIVDSHKPAIREFARTVTSPGFTDRGV, from the coding sequence ATGACGACGGAAAACGATGCCGCCGGAGCCGCGGTCCGCTTTGTGGCGGTATCCAAGAGTTTCGGCCGGGGCGAGAAAAGGCACCTGGTCCTGAATGAGGCCAGCTTCGATGTGCCCACAGGCAAGACCACGGTCATTGCCGGAGGCAGCGGCCAGGGCAAGAGCGTGACCCTGAAGCTGATCCTGGGTCTGTTGAAACCCGATGCCGGGCAGGTGCTGGTTTTCGGGAAAAACGTGGCGGCCCTGGGTGTTCATGCCCTGCGCGAACTCAGAATGCAGTTTGGCGTGCTCTTCCAGGGGAGCGCGCTGTTCGATTCCCTGACCGTGTTTGAAAATGTTGCCCTGCCGCTCAGGGAGCGCACCCGACTGGAGGAGGGCGCGATCCGGCGCAAGGTGGCGGCCACCCTGGAACAGCTTGAGCTTTCCGGGCACGAAGACAAGTTTCCGGCCCAGCTCAGCGGGGGCATGAAAAAACGGGTCGGGCTGGCCCGGGCACTCCAGCTCGATCCGAAACTGGTGCTCTTTGACGAACCCACGACCGGTCTCGATCCGGTGATGACCAGGGAGATTTACCGGCTCTTCGAGGTGACCCAGAAACGGCTGGGCTACACGGCCATTATCGTGAGCCACGACGTGCCGCAGGTTTTTGCTCTGGCTGACCAGATCGTGCTCATCAACAGGGGCGAGCTGGACGCCTTTACCGATGCCGGCCAGATTGTGGATTCCCACAAGCCGGCCATTCGAGAATTCGCCCGGACCGTGACGAGCCCGGGCTTTACAGACAGGGGAGTGTGA
- a CDS encoding MlaE family ABC transporter permease, with protein MSPTPASSAPPRFSGPLAGLGRLGYLTLDSLTDLGRMGFFLFWALVGMFRLPFRLGEVLRQLRFVGAGSLGVIFFTSLSTGMVLGLQGYNALHRFGADGMLGTIVALSLIMELGPTLTAIMVAGRAGSAMCAELGIMRISEQLDALDCMAIDPFRYLISPKFLAMIISMPLLTAVFDVVGIFGGYVVGVDMMGANSGSFMAGMAHSVTNADIRMGFIKSLVFGLLVAWICTGRGFFVHLIRGMGFGAQSVSRATTQAVVYSAITVLIFDYLLTSVLM; from the coding sequence ATGTCCCCTACACCTGCCTCTTCCGCTCCGCCACGATTTTCCGGTCCCCTTGCCGGACTTGGCCGGCTTGGCTATCTGACTCTGGATTCCCTGACCGATCTGGGCCGGATGGGCTTTTTTCTGTTTTGGGCCCTGGTCGGCATGTTCCGGCTGCCCTTCCGTCTGGGCGAGGTGCTGAGGCAGCTCCGCTTCGTCGGCGCCGGATCACTGGGCGTGATTTTCTTCACCTCGCTTTCCACCGGTATGGTTTTGGGCCTGCAGGGCTACAACGCCCTGCATCGTTTCGGCGCGGATGGCATGTTGGGCACGATCGTGGCGCTCAGCCTCATCATGGAACTGGGGCCCACGCTCACCGCCATCATGGTGGCCGGCCGGGCCGGTTCGGCCATGTGTGCGGAGCTGGGCATCATGCGCATCAGCGAACAGCTCGACGCCCTGGACTGCATGGCCATCGATCCCTTCCGCTATCTGATTTCCCCGAAATTTCTGGCCATGATCATTTCCATGCCGCTTTTGACCGCCGTGTTTGACGTGGTGGGCATTTTTGGCGGCTATGTGGTTGGCGTGGACATGATGGGCGCAAACAGCGGCTCCTTCATGGCCGGCATGGCCCACAGCGTGACCAATGCCGATATCCGCATGGGCTTCATCAAGTCACTGGTCTTTGGCCTGTTGGTGGCCTGGATCTGCACGGGCCGCGGCTTTTTCGTCCATCTGATTCGGGGTATGGGTTTCGGCGCCCAGAGCGTCAGCCGGGCCACGACCCAGGCGGTGGTCTATTCGGCCATTACGGTTCTGATTTTTGATTATCTGCTGACCTCGGTGCTCATGTGA